The Solibacillus sp. FSL W7-1464 genome contains a region encoding:
- a CDS encoding carbon starvation CstA family protein, with protein sequence MNAITLVIGAICILVIAYRFYGIFFTKKVLKINEDTPTPANEKNDGQDYVPTNRWVAFGHHFAAIAAAGPLVGPILAAQFGYLPGYLWLLIGAVIGGAVHDAVVLFASMTKGGKSLSEVMREELGPVAGFCTGLAMLFIITITMAGLSMVILGALAENPWGTFAVAATIPIAMLMGLINKFTGNLKISTILGVLLLVGAVFYGPSIQGTWLGDLLTLDRETLSILLPIYAFFAAALPVWFLLAPRDYLSSFMKIGVFVALIIGVFIINPTIQFPAIMPDFLGGGPIVAGPVWPFVSITIACGAISGFHAFVGSGTTPKMLNRWDDIRVVGFGAMLVECVVGVMALIAATVLHPADYFAINSSPEAFAKLGMTVVDLPVLSEAIGMDLEGRTGGAVTLAVGMASIFAGVEWFSHLTAYFYQFVIMFEAVFILTAIDAGTRTARYLIQDFLGNVYKPLKKTDWLPGAIGASALACIMWGYLLNSGDIASVWALFGVSNQLMASIGLVCGVTFVLKVADKRIYALTCFIPLVYLYITVNVAGFWMVKNVYWNDMAGGYNILNGILSIIMLTLGLIIVITSVIKWRELWAHPRFTKQATAN encoded by the coding sequence ATGAATGCAATTACATTAGTAATTGGGGCAATATGTATTTTAGTGATTGCCTATCGTTTTTACGGAATTTTCTTTACAAAAAAAGTATTGAAGATTAACGAAGATACGCCAACACCTGCAAACGAAAAAAATGACGGACAAGATTATGTGCCAACAAATCGTTGGGTAGCTTTCGGGCATCACTTCGCAGCAATTGCAGCAGCAGGACCGTTAGTTGGACCGATTTTAGCCGCACAATTCGGTTATTTGCCGGGTTATCTTTGGTTATTGATTGGTGCTGTTATCGGGGGAGCTGTACATGATGCCGTTGTATTATTTGCTTCGATGACAAAAGGCGGGAAGTCATTATCGGAAGTTATGCGTGAAGAGCTTGGGCCTGTTGCCGGTTTTTGTACAGGATTAGCGATGCTATTCATTATTACTATTACAATGGCCGGTTTATCAATGGTTATTTTAGGAGCTTTAGCAGAAAACCCTTGGGGAACTTTTGCAGTTGCCGCAACGATACCGATTGCAATGCTCATGGGTCTAATCAATAAATTCACAGGAAACTTGAAGATTTCCACAATACTTGGGGTCTTACTCCTTGTTGGGGCGGTATTCTATGGACCGTCTATTCAAGGCACTTGGTTGGGCGATCTATTAACATTGGACCGTGAAACATTATCGATTCTCTTGCCGATTTACGCTTTCTTTGCTGCTGCTTTACCAGTATGGTTCTTACTGGCACCTCGTGATTATTTAAGCAGTTTCATGAAAATAGGGGTATTTGTTGCTTTAATCATCGGTGTGTTTATTATTAATCCGACAATTCAATTCCCTGCGATTATGCCTGACTTCCTGGGAGGTGGTCCAATCGTAGCAGGTCCTGTATGGCCGTTCGTTTCGATTACAATCGCTTGTGGAGCTATTTCCGGTTTCCATGCGTTTGTAGGATCTGGTACGACACCGAAAATGTTAAACCGCTGGGATGATATTCGTGTAGTTGGTTTTGGTGCGATGCTCGTAGAATGTGTCGTTGGGGTAATGGCACTGATTGCTGCAACTGTATTGCATCCGGCAGATTATTTTGCGATTAACTCTTCACCTGAAGCATTCGCGAAATTAGGCATGACGGTAGTCGATTTACCGGTACTGTCAGAAGCGATTGGTATGGATTTAGAGGGGCGTACTGGAGGTGCCGTAACACTTGCAGTCGGTATGGCATCCATATTTGCAGGAGTAGAGTGGTTTAGCCATTTAACCGCGTACTTCTATCAATTTGTTATTATGTTTGAAGCAGTATTTATTCTAACTGCTATTGACGCAGGTACACGTACAGCACGTTACCTAATTCAAGACTTTTTAGGAAATGTTTATAAGCCGCTGAAAAAGACGGATTGGCTCCCAGGTGCAATTGGTGCAAGTGCATTGGCCTGTATCATGTGGGGATACTTATTAAATTCAGGCGACATTGCTTCTGTCTGGGCATTGTTCGGTGTATCCAACCAGTTGATGGCCTCCATTGGTCTGGTATGTGGTGTAACATTCGTATTGAAAGTAGCGGATAAACGTATTTATGCTTTAACTTGCTTTATTCCGTTAGTGTATTTATACATTACGGTAAATGTAGCAGGATTCTGGATGGTGAAAAATGTTTACTGGAACGATATGGCGGGTGGTTACAATATTTTAAACGGTATTTTATCGATTATTATGCTGACATTAGGATTGATCATTGTAATTACATCAGTCATCAAATGGCGTGAACTGTGGGCGCATCCACGTTTCACAAAACAAGCAACTGCTAACTGA
- a CDS encoding GNAT family N-acetyltransferase: MKKVILIPQALSYAKEIHRLSQAPEVKNALGLPTQSVEDTENFIINTLLEESEGKTISRLILNEEEQLIGITTLMFIDQSNKQCHIGSWIGVDYWGQGYNLASKIELLKIAFEYLHLEVVFAGARTVNLRSQKAQEKLPFISLNIEQQFPEEHLLLEKRQKQPCILNAVFREDFLNYLYPTQKERKI; this comes from the coding sequence ATGAAAAAAGTAATATTAATTCCACAAGCACTTAGCTATGCTAAAGAAATCCATCGTTTATCCCAGGCACCCGAGGTGAAGAATGCACTCGGACTTCCAACTCAATCTGTGGAAGATACGGAAAACTTTATTATTAATACACTTCTGGAGGAATCTGAAGGGAAAACGATTTCCCGTTTAATTCTGAATGAAGAAGAACAATTGATCGGAATAACAACACTGATGTTCATCGATCAGTCCAATAAGCAATGCCATATCGGAAGCTGGATTGGAGTGGATTATTGGGGACAAGGCTATAATCTTGCCTCTAAAATCGAACTATTAAAAATAGCATTTGAATACTTACATCTTGAGGTAGTATTCGCCGGTGCCCGTACAGTCAATTTACGTTCTCAAAAAGCACAGGAAAAACTTCCGTTCATCTCTTTAAATATCGAACAGCAATTTCCGGAAGAACATTTGCTGCTGGAAAAAAGACAAAAGCAGCCGTGTATTTTAAATGCTGTTTTCAGGGAAGACTTTCTCAACTATTTATACCCAACACAAAAAGAACGGAAAATTTAG